Proteins found in one Serinicoccus marinus DSM 15273 genomic segment:
- a CDS encoding DUF4032 domain-containing protein has translation MPLDISAIKPDPAMLDLPWEVPLEEWPESHLATLPRGISRHVVRFVRLGGKVLAVKEIAEPLARREFRTLRSLRRLDLPSVKPLAVVARRTDADGQPLDACLVTQHLKFSLPYRAVFSQRMRPDTARRTLDALAVLLVRLHLAGCFWGDVSLSNTLFRRDAGDFAAYLVDAETAEIHPELSRGQREHDLFVAHGNIAGELMDLEAAGSLDEGEDPIEIANRIMHRYELLWDELTGEERFERGDRWRVDERMRRLNNLGFDVDELEITTDFDGAYIRIQPKVVDAGHHSRRLMRLTGLDVEENQARRLLNDLDAYRAGTDRQDDDEELVAHDWLSRIYEPITRSVPRELRSKLEPAELFHEILEHRWYLSEQRGHDIPIEDTVEDYVATVLPTKPDEISVLGVDTEEIPIRAWISS, from the coding sequence ATGCCGCTCGACATCAGCGCGATCAAGCCGGACCCGGCGATGCTCGACCTGCCGTGGGAGGTGCCGCTCGAGGAGTGGCCGGAGAGCCACCTGGCCACGCTCCCCCGCGGGATCTCGCGCCACGTCGTGCGTTTCGTGCGGCTGGGCGGCAAGGTGCTGGCGGTCAAGGAGATCGCCGAGCCGCTGGCCCGGCGCGAGTTCCGCACCCTGCGCAGCCTGCGGCGGCTCGACCTGCCCAGCGTCAAGCCGCTGGCCGTCGTGGCCCGCCGCACCGACGCCGACGGCCAGCCGCTGGACGCCTGCCTCGTGACCCAGCACCTCAAGTTCTCACTGCCCTACCGCGCCGTCTTCAGCCAGCGGATGCGCCCCGACACCGCGCGCCGCACCCTCGACGCGCTGGCCGTGCTCCTCGTCCGGCTCCACCTGGCCGGCTGCTTCTGGGGCGATGTGTCGCTGTCCAACACCCTCTTCCGCCGCGACGCCGGCGACTTCGCGGCCTACCTCGTCGACGCCGAGACAGCCGAGATCCACCCCGAGCTGTCCCGCGGTCAGCGCGAGCACGACCTCTTCGTCGCGCACGGCAACATCGCCGGCGAGCTCATGGATCTCGAGGCCGCGGGCTCGCTCGACGAGGGCGAGGACCCGATCGAGATCGCCAACCGGATCATGCACCGCTACGAGCTGCTCTGGGACGAGCTCACCGGCGAGGAGCGCTTCGAGCGCGGCGACCGCTGGCGGGTGGACGAGCGGATGCGCCGTCTCAACAACCTCGGCTTCGACGTTGACGAGCTGGAGATAACGACCGACTTCGACGGGGCATACATCCGCATCCAGCCCAAGGTCGTCGACGCCGGCCACCACTCCCGCCGCCTCATGCGCCTCACCGGCCTCGACGTCGAGGAGAACCAGGCCCGCCGGCTGCTCAACGACCTCGACGCCTACCGTGCCGGCACCGACCGGCAGGACGACGACGAGGAGCTCGTCGCGCACGACTGGCTCTCCCGGATCTACGAGCCGATCACCCGCTCAGTCCCCCGCGAGCTGCGCTCCAAGCTGGAGCCGGCAGAGCTCTTCCACGAGATCCTCGAGCACCGGTGGTACCTCTCCGAGCAGCGCGGCCACGACATCCCCATCGAGGACACCGTCGAGGACTACGTCGCGACCGTCCTCCCGACCAAGCCGGACGAGATCTCGGTGCTCGGCGTCGACACCGAGGAGATCCCGATCCGGGCCTGGATCTCCTCCTGA
- a CDS encoding glycoside hydrolase family 13 protein, with protein MHPRDVPDTSDFRITTHPAPPEWAQRAVVYQIFPDRFARDAGVEPDGDPGGPRTDLPDWAVPARWEDPVSLERAANPVQVFGGTLDGVRERLDHLVDLGVDVVYLTPVFPARSNHRYDASTFEAVDPVLGGDAALLRLQEEAHERGLRVMGDITTNHTGDAHEWYAAARQDPDGEQGGWYVRDDERWVTWLGVASLPKLDHSADGLRARLTEGPGSVIERWLGEGGGFDSWRVDVANMTGRYKGVDLTHEVARETRAAVDRATGGQGLLVAEHTHDHSRDVDGDGWHGVMNYSGFTRPVWTWLRAPGFAPKFLGSPLPVPRLGADLVAETMREFSSLVPWRSWSHSMTLVGSHDTTRVRTLVGDDVEQVKVAAGLLLTMPGIPMITYGDEIGIPGDFGEDGRRPMPWESRGTADGRWDEELVEHYRALVALRHDCPALWGGGMRWLYAEGEAMVYLREHPEQTALVHVARAAHDPVTIDAAQLPGAGVAEHRAGVAEGLEHGEGSLRFSAAGPGVSVWTWPTDAPAWEPVPETYRGGW; from the coding sequence GTGCACCCGCGCGACGTGCCGGACACCAGCGACTTCCGCATCACGACCCACCCGGCGCCGCCGGAGTGGGCGCAGCGGGCGGTGGTCTACCAGATCTTCCCCGACCGCTTCGCCCGCGACGCCGGCGTCGAGCCGGACGGCGACCCCGGGGGGCCGCGCACCGACCTTCCGGACTGGGCGGTCCCGGCGCGGTGGGAGGACCCGGTGTCGCTGGAGCGCGCCGCCAACCCGGTCCAGGTCTTCGGCGGCACCCTCGACGGCGTGCGCGAGCGCCTGGACCACCTCGTCGACCTCGGCGTGGACGTCGTCTACCTCACCCCGGTCTTCCCGGCGCGCTCCAACCACCGCTACGACGCGAGCACCTTCGAGGCGGTCGACCCGGTGCTCGGCGGCGACGCGGCGCTGCTGCGGCTGCAGGAGGAGGCGCACGAGCGAGGGTTGCGCGTCATGGGCGACATCACGACCAACCACACCGGCGACGCGCACGAGTGGTATGCCGCCGCCCGGCAGGACCCGGACGGCGAGCAGGGTGGGTGGTACGTCCGCGACGACGAGCGGTGGGTCACCTGGCTGGGCGTGGCGAGCCTGCCCAAGCTGGACCACTCCGCCGACGGGCTGCGGGCAAGGCTCACCGAGGGGCCGGGGTCCGTCATCGAGCGCTGGCTGGGGGAGGGCGGCGGCTTCGACTCCTGGCGGGTCGACGTCGCCAACATGACCGGGCGCTACAAAGGCGTCGACCTCACCCACGAGGTGGCCCGCGAGACCCGGGCCGCCGTGGACCGGGCGACCGGCGGGCAGGGGCTGCTGGTCGCCGAGCACACCCACGACCACAGCCGCGACGTCGACGGGGACGGCTGGCACGGGGTGATGAACTACTCCGGCTTCACCCGACCGGTGTGGACCTGGCTGCGGGCGCCGGGCTTCGCGCCGAAGTTCCTCGGCAGCCCGCTGCCGGTGCCGCGGCTGGGGGCCGATCTCGTGGCCGAGACGATGCGGGAGTTCTCCTCGCTGGTGCCGTGGCGGTCGTGGTCGCACTCGATGACGCTGGTCGGCTCGCATGACACGACCCGGGTGCGGACGCTCGTCGGGGACGACGTCGAGCAGGTCAAGGTCGCGGCCGGGTTGCTGCTGACCATGCCGGGGATCCCGATGATCACCTACGGCGACGAGATCGGCATACCGGGCGACTTCGGCGAGGACGGCCGCCGGCCCATGCCGTGGGAATCCCGCGGCACCGCGGACGGGCGGTGGGACGAGGAGCTGGTCGAGCACTACCGGGCGCTCGTCGCGCTGCGGCACGACTGCCCTGCGCTCTGGGGCGGTGGGATGCGCTGGCTCTATGCTGAGGGTGAGGCCATGGTCTACCTGCGGGAGCACCCCGAGCAGACCGCGCTGGTGCACGTCGCGCGGGCCGCGCACGACCCCGTGACGATCGACGCGGCCCAGCTGCCCGGTGCGGGCGTCGCCGAGCACCGCGCCGGCGTGGCCGAGGGCCTCGAGCACGGTGAGGGGTCGCTGCGCTTCTCCGCCGCCGGGCCGGGTGTCTCCGTCTGGACTTGGCCGACCGACGCACCGGCCTGGGAGCCGGTGCCCGAGACCTACCGAGGTGGCTGGTGA
- a CDS encoding TIM-barrel domain-containing protein translates to MPIVHENDRCRLTTLTPHLLRVEWSPTGTFTDAPTQVVLDRDLPAGRGLAPQVEPWREGVRVVTDGFELRYDGGPPSPHGLSVQVRGGVTSYHSTWRFGEPVEDPLPGTTRTLDGVDGRTPLEPSILSRGGYGVLDDSASLVRTGPELTDLAPRESGAIDLYVFAHGLDYRAALRDFHALTGPVPRVPRFVLGNWWSRYHPYSAQEYASLLDRFAADRVPFSVAVIDMDWHLVDIDPALGSGWTGYTWNRDLFPDPTAFLADLHERGLVVTLNDHPADGVRAHEEAYPRMARAMGIDPASGDPVEFDPASPDFWRAFFEHVAGPLTEQGVDFWWIDWQQGTHTAVPGLDPLWILNERHLAQQRTDGRRPLIFSRYAGPGSHRTPIGFSGDTVISWASLAFQPEFTASAANIGYGWWSHDIGGHWHGAKDVELAVRWVQLGVWSPVNRLHASASPFQGKEPWRFGPEGERLMGEALRLRHRLLPYLATMAERTATDGISLVEPVYHRHPGRDEAYAHRTSFFFGADLLCAPVVTPRLAGVGLAATTLWLPPGDWFDVQTHRRYAAGEHGRTITAYRDLAHTPVFARAGTVLPLTAADEVGNGVALPRTVEVTVFPGADGEHVLIEDDDGPEETRRVARTPLRWDDAASRLVVGPVEGEATVLPEGGPSRCAWPGRTPSRCSCGRGARRWPSTCPVPARPTCSASASRCSTRPRSGTTLRSGPGPSCSAGWARVAVVPPGSPTSCARPTSTMRSSGR, encoded by the coding sequence ATGCCGATCGTCCACGAGAACGACCGCTGCCGCCTCACCACCCTCACCCCGCACCTGCTGCGCGTCGAGTGGTCCCCGACGGGCACCTTCACCGACGCCCCCACCCAGGTCGTCCTCGACCGCGACCTGCCCGCCGGCCGCGGGCTGGCGCCGCAGGTCGAGCCCTGGCGTGAGGGGGTCCGCGTCGTCACCGACGGCTTCGAGCTGCGCTACGACGGCGGCCCACCCTCGCCGCACGGGCTGAGCGTGCAGGTCCGCGGCGGGGTCACGTCATACCACTCCACCTGGCGCTTCGGGGAGCCGGTCGAGGACCCGCTCCCGGGCACCACGCGCACGCTCGACGGCGTCGACGGGCGGACCCCGCTCGAGCCCTCGATCCTGTCCCGCGGCGGCTACGGCGTGCTCGACGACTCCGCCTCGCTGGTCCGCACCGGGCCCGAGCTCACCGACCTCGCGCCGCGCGAGTCCGGCGCGATCGACCTCTACGTCTTCGCCCACGGCCTCGACTACCGCGCAGCGCTGCGCGACTTCCACGCGCTGACCGGGCCGGTCCCGCGGGTGCCGCGCTTCGTGCTCGGCAACTGGTGGAGCCGCTACCACCCCTACTCCGCGCAGGAGTATGCCTCGCTGCTCGACCGCTTCGCCGCCGACCGTGTCCCGTTCTCCGTCGCGGTCATCGACATGGACTGGCACCTGGTCGACATCGACCCGGCGCTCGGCAGCGGGTGGACCGGCTACACCTGGAACCGCGACCTCTTCCCCGACCCCACCGCCTTCCTCGCCGACCTGCACGAGCGCGGCCTCGTGGTCACCCTCAACGACCACCCGGCGGACGGGGTCCGGGCGCACGAGGAGGCATACCCGCGCATGGCCCGGGCGATGGGGATCGACCCGGCCTCGGGCGACCCGGTCGAGTTCGACCCGGCCTCGCCCGACTTCTGGCGCGCCTTCTTCGAGCACGTGGCCGGCCCGCTGACCGAGCAGGGCGTCGACTTCTGGTGGATCGACTGGCAGCAGGGCACACACACCGCGGTGCCGGGGCTGGACCCGCTGTGGATCCTCAACGAGCGACACCTCGCGCAGCAGCGCACGGACGGCCGGCGGCCGCTGATCTTCTCGCGGTATGCCGGTCCCGGCAGCCACCGCACGCCGATCGGCTTCAGCGGCGACACGGTCATCAGCTGGGCGTCACTGGCCTTCCAGCCGGAGTTCACCGCGAGCGCGGCCAACATCGGCTACGGCTGGTGGAGCCACGACATCGGCGGCCACTGGCACGGCGCCAAGGACGTCGAGCTCGCGGTGCGCTGGGTGCAGCTCGGGGTGTGGTCGCCGGTCAACCGGCTGCACGCGAGCGCCAGCCCGTTCCAGGGCAAGGAGCCGTGGCGCTTCGGACCCGAGGGCGAGCGGCTCATGGGCGAGGCGCTGCGGCTGCGGCACCGGCTGCTGCCCTACCTCGCGACGATGGCCGAGCGCACCGCCACAGACGGCATCTCGCTGGTGGAGCCGGTCTACCACCGCCACCCGGGCCGGGACGAGGCGTATGCCCACCGCACCAGCTTCTTCTTCGGCGCGGACCTGCTGTGCGCGCCGGTGGTGACGCCGCGGCTGGCGGGCGTCGGGCTCGCGGCGACGACCCTGTGGCTGCCGCCCGGTGACTGGTTCGACGTGCAGACGCACCGGCGCTACGCCGCCGGCGAGCACGGGCGGACGATCACGGCATACCGCGACCTGGCGCACACGCCGGTCTTCGCCCGGGCGGGGACCGTGCTCCCGCTGACCGCGGCCGACGAGGTCGGCAACGGGGTGGCGCTGCCGCGGACGGTCGAGGTGACCGTCTTCCCCGGCGCCGACGGGGAGCACGTGCTCATCGAGGACGACGACGGCCCGGAGGAGACCCGGCGGGTCGCGCGGACGCCGCTGCGCTGGGACGACGCCGCCTCGCGGCTGGTGGTCGGGCCGGTCGAGGGCGAGGCCACGGTGCTGCCGGAGGGCGGGCCTTCGCGGTGCGCGTGGCCGGGGCGGACCCCGAGCCGGTGCTCGTGCGGCCGGGGAGCGAGGCGGTGGCCGTCGACCTGCCCCGTCCCGGCGCGCCCGACGTGCTCGGCGAGTGCTTCGCGCTGCTCGACGCGGCCGAGGTCGGGCACCACGCTAAGGAGCGGGCCTGGGCCGTCCTGCAGCGCGGGCTGGGCGAGGGTGGCGGTGGTCCCGCCCGGGTCGCCGACGAGCTGCGCTCGACCGACCTCGACGATGCGCTCGTCGGGGCGCTGA
- a CDS encoding sugar ABC transporter substrate-binding protein: MPEITFRDGNRGTVAALGQRGAGDLTTVRRRTMKRTTGAVAITSAAALLLSACGGESGEENTDSGANAEESSGDDAAAEEEGGVDSAATSEGAPAASDGTSLVIWADDLRAAALEDVAATFEEETGVPVTLQVVANENLREQFKDSVGAGAGPDIAVGAHDWLGELVQNNVVAPVQLASDLSGQFNPDSIEAFTYEGQTYGVPYSVESLALIRNTELAPDEPETMEALVETGAQLVSDGEAELVMAQQLGQEGDAYNMYPYLAAYGGGIFPLLEEGGFDASEVIIDSEETVQGGEKIAWLAEQEALTVNLDGSNTIPQFVEGKTAYLVSGPWAIEQSTEAGINYAISPIPDFEDGGETTPFLGVNGFYVSAESQNPQIAQTFVQEYVSRADVQVSLYEAGDRPPALTEAYEQVAADDEDIESWGQAAEGGTPMPNIPQMNAVWGPLGKATADIVSGNDAAERLGTAQSEVEGAL, translated from the coding sequence TTGCCGGAGATCACCTTCCGTGACGGCAACCGCGGCACCGTCGCCGCTCTCGGGCAGCGCGGGGCCGGTGACCTCACCACTGTTCGAAGGAGAACCATGAAGCGCACCACCGGTGCTGTAGCCATCACCAGCGCGGCGGCCCTGCTGCTGTCCGCCTGCGGCGGCGAGTCGGGCGAGGAGAACACCGACTCCGGCGCGAACGCCGAGGAGAGCTCGGGCGACGACGCGGCCGCCGAGGAGGAGGGCGGAGTTGATTCTGCGGCGACCTCGGAGGGCGCGCCCGCGGCAAGCGACGGCACGAGTCTGGTCATCTGGGCCGACGACCTGCGTGCGGCCGCGCTCGAGGACGTCGCCGCGACCTTCGAGGAGGAGACCGGGGTGCCGGTGACCCTCCAGGTCGTCGCCAACGAGAACCTGCGCGAGCAGTTCAAGGACTCGGTCGGGGCCGGCGCCGGCCCGGACATCGCGGTCGGAGCACACGACTGGCTCGGCGAGCTGGTCCAAAACAACGTCGTGGCCCCCGTGCAGCTGGCTTCCGACCTGAGCGGGCAGTTCAACCCCGACTCGATCGAGGCCTTCACCTATGAGGGCCAGACCTACGGCGTGCCCTACTCCGTGGAGTCGCTGGCGCTGATCCGCAACACCGAGCTGGCTCCCGATGAGCCGGAGACGATGGAGGCCCTGGTCGAGACCGGTGCCCAGCTGGTCTCCGACGGCGAGGCCGAGCTGGTCATGGCTCAGCAACTGGGTCAGGAGGGCGACGCCTACAACATGTACCCCTACCTCGCGGCCTACGGCGGCGGGATCTTCCCGTTGCTCGAGGAGGGCGGCTTCGACGCAAGCGAGGTCATCATCGACTCCGAGGAGACCGTCCAGGGTGGGGAGAAGATCGCCTGGCTCGCCGAGCAGGAGGCGCTGACCGTCAATCTGGACGGCTCCAACACCATCCCGCAGTTCGTCGAAGGCAAGACCGCCTACCTTGTCTCCGGCCCGTGGGCGATCGAGCAGAGCACCGAAGCCGGCATCAACTACGCCATCAGCCCGATCCCGGACTTCGAGGACGGTGGGGAGACAACCCCGTTCCTGGGTGTCAACGGCTTTTACGTTTCCGCCGAGTCGCAGAACCCGCAGATCGCGCAGACCTTCGTGCAGGAGTACGTGAGCCGGGCCGACGTGCAGGTCTCGCTCTACGAGGCGGGGGACCGTCCCCCGGCCCTCACCGAGGCCTATGAGCAGGTCGCGGCGGATGACGAGGACATCGAGTCCTGGGGCCAGGCGGCCGAGGGCGGCACCCCGATGCCCAACATCCCACAGATGAACGCGGTCTGGGGCCCGCTGGGCAAGGCCACCGCCGACATCGTCTCCGGCAACGACGCGGCGGAGCGGCTGGGCACCGCCCAGAGCGAGGTCGAGGGCGCCCTCTGA
- the cysS gene encoding cysteine--tRNA ligase, which yields MSLHLFDTATRELRPFVPLQDGRVGIYICGLTTQGSPHIGHVRFAVAFDILRRWLARGHGYDVTLVRNVTDIDDKILTKADAADRPWWAWSYAHERETSHALDLLGVLPATYEPRATGHITEQVALIDTLVEKGHAYAAQDGSGDVYFDVNSWPDYGSLTRQRLADMEPAGDADPRGKRDPRDFALWKGHKEGEPATASWPTPYGEGRPGWHLECSAMARKYLGDAFDIHGGGVDLRFPHHENEQAQSRAAGLDFANFWLHNAWVTVKGAKMGKSLGNALAVTELTKTVRPLVLRFYLGAVHYRSVIEYAEGSLAEAAASVERIEGFLERALGALGLSAGEVVDAAAALPADEAFPEAFRAALDDDVNVSEGLSVVFGAVREGNRLLEGGGDAITDGGLRHTVLQVVAMLDVLGANPLDPGWGGAADGGQGRGGEVLAALVQDRLDARAQARADKDFATADAIRDQLTALGVVIEDTPAGARWALR from the coding sequence GTGAGCCTGCACCTGTTCGACACCGCCACCCGGGAGCTGCGGCCGTTCGTGCCGCTGCAGGACGGCAGGGTCGGCATCTACATCTGCGGGCTGACGACGCAGGGCAGCCCGCACATCGGGCACGTGCGCTTCGCCGTCGCCTTCGACATCCTGCGGCGGTGGCTCGCGCGCGGGCACGGCTACGACGTCACCCTCGTGCGCAACGTCACCGACATCGACGACAAGATCCTGACCAAGGCGGACGCGGCGGACCGCCCGTGGTGGGCCTGGTCGTATGCCCACGAGCGCGAGACGAGCCACGCGCTCGATCTTCTCGGCGTCCTCCCGGCCACCTACGAGCCGCGGGCGACGGGGCACATCACCGAGCAGGTGGCGCTCATCGACACCCTCGTCGAGAAGGGCCACGCCTATGCCGCGCAGGACGGCTCTGGCGACGTCTACTTCGACGTCAACTCCTGGCCGGACTACGGCTCGCTGACCCGGCAGCGGCTGGCCGACATGGAGCCGGCCGGTGACGCGGACCCGCGCGGCAAGCGCGACCCCCGCGACTTCGCGCTGTGGAAGGGGCACAAGGAGGGTGAGCCGGCGACGGCGAGCTGGCCGACGCCCTACGGCGAGGGCCGCCCCGGCTGGCACCTGGAGTGCTCGGCGATGGCGCGGAAGTACCTCGGCGACGCCTTCGACATCCACGGCGGCGGCGTCGACCTGCGCTTCCCCCACCACGAGAACGAGCAGGCCCAGTCCCGCGCGGCCGGCCTCGACTTCGCGAACTTCTGGCTGCACAACGCCTGGGTCACGGTCAAGGGCGCCAAGATGGGCAAGTCGCTCGGCAACGCGCTGGCCGTCACCGAGCTGACGAAGACGGTGCGGCCGCTCGTGCTGCGGTTCTACCTCGGGGCCGTGCACTACCGCTCGGTCATCGAGTATGCCGAGGGCTCGCTGGCGGAGGCGGCCGCCTCGGTCGAGCGGATCGAGGGCTTCCTGGAGCGGGCGCTGGGGGCGCTGGGGCTCTCGGCGGGCGAGGTCGTCGACGCCGCCGCGGCGCTGCCCGCCGACGAGGCCTTCCCCGAAGCTTTCCGCGCGGCCCTGGACGACGACGTCAACGTCTCCGAGGGGCTGTCCGTCGTCTTCGGCGCGGTGCGCGAGGGCAACCGACTGCTCGAGGGCGGCGGCGACGCGATCACGGACGGCGGGTTGCGGCATACCGTGCTCCAGGTCGTGGCCATGCTCGACGTGCTCGGCGCCAACCCGCTCGACCCGGGCTGGGGCGGGGCTGCTGACGGTGGGCAGGGCCGTGGCGGCGAGGTGCTTGCGGCGCTGGTCCAGGACCGGCTCGACGCGCGGGCCCAGGCCCGGGCGGACAAGGACTTCGCGACCGCGGACGCCATCCGCGACCAGTTGACCGCGCTCGGCGTGGTCATCGAGGACACACCGGCCGGGGCCCGCTGGGCGCTGCGCTGA
- a CDS encoding ABC transporter permease subunit, whose translation MLSVGILALSAQQAIEAGSWLIVIVVAFIAMSILVVYSTRRMIPAKYLLPGLILLLLFQMWPIIYTAATAFTNYGDGHTLSKEEAIVAIQGQSVRQDPDAPRYGMSVAVPEGAAIETGELSLLLTVAPAEDGSELEEGAEEGGEAELGENITDDGTRLFVGTEEGLQPLSADGVEVLGNGTIGTAPGYRVLNLMEANERAQDVQDFAVPVGEEGEAAVKPATTSQAFVGRPTITYDEDADVMTTAEGKRYVAQEGNFVPEDGVGAALPAGWTENVGFDNFRTIFTDPTFRTGFLKIFLWNLAFPLLSVGSTFILGMLLALLFNDPRLKGKGFYRSLLILPYALPIFVTGLVWAAMFNAQFGLINEVTGLSINWLGDPWAARFALLLTNLWLGFPYMFLICTGALQSVPSDVKEAASVDGAGPVRTLVSVTMPLLLVAVGPLLVASFAFNFNNFTLIYLVTGGGPFDSGNSLVGNTDLLINFAYRLALESGTPNIGLASAVSIVIFLLVGTISYLGFRQSAALEEVN comes from the coding sequence GTGCTGTCGGTGGGGATCTTGGCCCTCTCGGCTCAGCAGGCCATCGAGGCCGGCTCATGGCTGATCGTCATAGTCGTGGCCTTCATCGCGATGAGCATCCTCGTGGTCTACTCCACCCGCCGGATGATCCCGGCGAAGTACCTTCTGCCCGGGCTCATCCTGCTCCTGCTCTTCCAGATGTGGCCGATCATCTACACAGCGGCCACCGCCTTCACCAATTATGGCGACGGGCACACCCTGAGCAAGGAAGAGGCCATCGTCGCGATCCAGGGGCAGTCGGTGCGCCAGGATCCCGACGCCCCCCGCTACGGCATGTCGGTCGCGGTGCCGGAGGGGGCGGCGATAGAGACCGGTGAACTGTCCCTGCTGCTCACCGTTGCACCCGCCGAGGACGGTAGCGAGCTGGAGGAGGGTGCCGAGGAGGGCGGCGAGGCCGAACTCGGGGAAAACATCACCGACGACGGCACCCGGCTCTTCGTCGGCACCGAGGAGGGATTGCAGCCGCTCTCGGCCGATGGGGTGGAGGTGCTGGGCAACGGCACCATCGGCACCGCACCGGGGTACCGGGTGCTGAACCTCATGGAAGCGAACGAGCGGGCCCAAGACGTCCAGGACTTTGCTGTGCCGGTCGGCGAAGAGGGGGAGGCCGCGGTCAAGCCGGCGACTACCTCCCAGGCGTTCGTCGGGCGCCCGACCATCACCTACGACGAGGACGCCGACGTGATGACCACCGCGGAGGGCAAGCGGTACGTCGCGCAGGAAGGCAACTTCGTCCCCGAGGACGGCGTCGGCGCGGCGCTGCCGGCGGGGTGGACCGAGAACGTCGGCTTCGACAACTTCCGGACCATCTTCACCGACCCCACCTTCAGGACCGGCTTCCTCAAGATCTTCCTGTGGAACCTGGCTTTCCCCCTGCTGAGCGTCGGGAGCACCTTCATCCTGGGGATGCTGCTCGCGCTGCTCTTCAACGACCCGCGGCTCAAGGGCAAGGGGTTCTACCGGTCCCTGTTGATCCTGCCCTATGCTTTGCCGATCTTCGTGACCGGACTCGTGTGGGCGGCAATGTTCAACGCGCAGTTCGGGTTGATCAACGAGGTCACCGGACTCAGCATCAACTGGCTCGGTGATCCGTGGGCCGCGCGCTTCGCGCTGCTGCTGACCAACCTCTGGCTGGGTTTCCCCTACATGTTCCTCATCTGCACCGGGGCGCTGCAGTCCGTCCCCTCAGATGTCAAGGAAGCGGCCTCCGTCGACGGGGCAGGGCCAGTCCGAACGCTGGTGTCGGTGACGATGCCGCTGTTGCTGGTGGCGGTCGGGCCGCTGCTCGTGGCGTCCTTCGCCTTCAACTTCAACAACTTCACTCTCATCTACCTGGTGACGGGTGGTGGACCATTCGACTCGGGTAACAGCCTGGTGGGCAACACCGACCTGCTCATCAACTTCGCCTACCGGCTCGCGCTCGAGTCAGGCACGCCCAATATCGGGCTCGCGTCGGCTGTCAGCATTGTGATCTTCCTGCTTGTTGGAACGATCAGCTATCTCGGCTTCCGCCAGTCCGCCGCCCTGGAAGAGGTGAACTGA
- a CDS encoding sugar ABC transporter permease, whose translation MRRRSGVWWRHALALVALVWALFPVLFILSAALNPAGTLSASSPIPRQFSTNNFEDLFSSTTFPFWTWFRNSLVVAGLGTIFQVFIGAAAAFAFSRLRWAGRRAGLMSLLLAQMFPALLAFPALYVMFLRIGEVIPEIGLNTLWGLLLVYLGGAMGSNVWLLKGYFDTIPKEMDEAAKMDGASHARIFFTMTLRLVAPILATVGILAFVMLWGEFLLASIFLLDQDQRTLGVGLYSLNMADQNRYFGMFCAGALVASIPPVLVYLGLQKQLIGGLTSGSVK comes from the coding sequence ATGAGGCGCCGCTCCGGCGTGTGGTGGCGGCACGCTCTAGCGCTCGTCGCGCTGGTGTGGGCGCTGTTCCCGGTGCTTTTCATCCTGTCCGCGGCGCTCAACCCGGCCGGCACACTCAGCGCGTCCTCACCGATCCCCCGGCAGTTCTCGACGAACAACTTCGAAGATCTATTCTCCTCGACGACGTTCCCGTTCTGGACGTGGTTCCGGAACTCTCTCGTCGTGGCGGGCTTGGGCACGATATTCCAGGTCTTCATCGGAGCCGCGGCGGCGTTTGCCTTCTCCCGGCTGCGCTGGGCCGGTCGCCGGGCTGGACTGATGTCGCTGCTGCTGGCCCAGATGTTCCCAGCCCTGCTTGCCTTCCCCGCGCTCTACGTGATGTTCCTGCGGATCGGGGAGGTTATCCCCGAGATTGGGCTGAACACTCTGTGGGGCCTGCTGCTGGTCTACCTGGGCGGCGCCATGGGGTCCAACGTGTGGTTGCTCAAGGGCTACTTTGACACCATCCCCAAGGAGATGGACGAGGCCGCCAAGATGGACGGCGCCAGCCATGCCCGCATCTTCTTCACCATGACGCTGCGACTGGTCGCGCCGATCCTGGCAACCGTCGGCATCCTCGCCTTCGTCATGCTGTGGGGCGAGTTTCTGCTCGCGAGCATCTTCCTTCTGGATCAGGACCAGCGGACGCTGGGCGTCGGCCTCTACTCGCTCAACATGGCTGACCAGAACCGCTACTTCGGTATGTTCTGCGCGGGTGCCCTCGTAGCCTCCATCCCTCCGGTCTTGGTTTATCTGGGCCTGCAGAAGCAGCTGATCGGTGGCCTGACTTCAGGCTCGGTGAAGTGA